In Natrinema versiforme, the following are encoded in one genomic region:
- a CDS encoding IS6 family transposase, with protein MPKIDRLNGCSDWIDLSVVERERTPRQLLELGIRLHLAGLSLSNTVRELEKFGVKRSRKAVYEWVHKCDLQPEDDAKPNHVALDETVIQLDEHRYWLYTAVDPETNKILHIRLHSTTTTALTERFLQELTEKHALDDTVFLVDGATHLQTALRRSGLRFRYEKHENRNASERVFREIKRRTSSFSNCFSHAKPSTAESWL; from the coding sequence ATGCCAAAAATCGACCGCCTCAACGGTTGTAGCGACTGGATCGATTTGAGTGTTGTGGAGCGAGAACGGACACCGCGTCAGCTACTAGAGCTCGGTATTCGACTTCATCTTGCTGGTCTCTCGCTTTCGAATACCGTTCGAGAATTAGAGAAGTTCGGTGTCAAACGTAGTCGCAAGGCAGTCTACGAGTGGGTTCACAAGTGCGATCTCCAGCCGGAAGATGACGCGAAGCCGAATCACGTCGCGCTCGATGAGACAGTGATTCAACTCGACGAACATCGGTATTGGCTGTACACTGCTGTTGATCCGGAAACGAACAAAATTCTCCATATACGGCTGCATTCGACGACTACGACCGCGTTGACAGAACGGTTTCTGCAGGAACTCACTGAGAAACATGCCCTCGACGATACCGTGTTTCTCGTCGATGGAGCAACACATCTCCAGACTGCACTCCGTCGATCTGGGCTCCGATTTCGATACGAGAAACATGAAAATCGGAACGCTTCTGAACGTGTCTTTCGTGAGATAAAACGGCGTACTTCTTCGTTCTCAAACTGCTTCAGTCACGCAAAACCATCAACAGCAGAGTCGTGGCTCTAA
- a CDS encoding response regulator, translated as MADIDILLIEDNDGDVRLIERAFETRELPGTVHVVQTGDTALDWLYQRGEYAEQPLPDLVLLDLNLPATSGQDILAERRSDSRLRQIPVIVLTSSQSDSDFVEAYKNCANACLRKPVDPEEFADLIQTATEFWLSTAVLPPAVTDTSE; from the coding sequence ATGGCTGATATTGATATCCTGCTGATAGAGGATAACGATGGAGACGTGCGCTTGATTGAGCGGGCATTTGAAACGCGGGAGTTGCCGGGGACAGTACATGTCGTCCAGACGGGGGATACGGCCCTCGACTGGCTATACCAGCGTGGCGAGTATGCGGAGCAGCCGCTGCCCGATCTTGTGCTTCTGGATTTGAACCTACCGGCGACTAGCGGGCAGGATATCCTCGCAGAACGGCGGTCTGACTCGCGGTTGCGTCAGATACCGGTGATCGTGCTAACGAGTTCGCAGTCCGATAGTGATTTTGTAGAGGCGTATAAGAACTGTGCTAATGCCTGTCTGCGGAAACCGGTCGATCCGGAGGAGTTTGCGGACCTCATACAGACGGCCACAGAATTTTGGCTATCCACCGCGGTACTTCCGCCTGCCGTTACTGATACTAGCGAATAG
- a CDS encoding IclR family transcriptional regulator: MANNSSSGRHLKTLETAAELVDIIQQQSGMSIESLAKELDLAESTIHGYVKTLENNGYLVYEDGKYHIGLEFLNKGGHARTRKPEYDFIISKLEDLAEQTGERVQFIVEENGKAYYVHTSIGQNAVQVDAHIGKVIHLHASSAGKAILAHLSEDRVKQILNQWGTPAYTQHTITSEEELLEELRTIQERGYSISDQESISGLRAIGVPICSQSSGHPLGAISLSGPAHRLKGEWFEQDIPDIVLAVVNEIELDLEYH, translated from the coding sequence ATGGCCAATAACTCATCTTCCGGCCGTCACCTCAAAACTCTTGAGACTGCTGCCGAACTGGTCGATATCATACAGCAGCAAAGTGGAATGTCGATTGAATCTCTTGCAAAAGAGCTTGACTTAGCAGAAAGTACTATACATGGATATGTGAAAACTCTTGAAAATAATGGATATCTAGTTTATGAGGATGGGAAATATCACATCGGATTGGAATTTTTGAATAAGGGTGGCCATGCTCGGACGAGAAAGCCAGAATATGATTTTATAATATCGAAATTAGAGGATTTAGCTGAACAGACTGGCGAACGCGTCCAATTTATTGTTGAAGAAAATGGAAAAGCATACTATGTCCATACGTCGATCGGGCAAAATGCTGTTCAGGTGGATGCCCATATTGGGAAGGTAATCCATCTTCATGCGAGCTCTGCAGGAAAGGCTATTCTTGCTCATTTATCAGAGGATCGCGTAAAGCAGATCCTCAACCAGTGGGGAACTCCGGCATACACTCAGCATACAATTACCAGTGAGGAAGAATTGCTTGAAGAACTGAGAACCATCCAGGAGAGAGGATATTCAATTAGCGATCAAGAATCGATTAGCGGTCTTCGTGCAATTGGGGTACCAATTTGTTCCCAGAGTAGTGGCCACCCACTTGGGGCAATTAGTCTCTCGGGTCCGGCACATCGGCTCAAAGGAGAGTGGTTCGAACAAGATATTCCAGATATTGTTCTTGCAGTCGTCAACGAAATAGAACTTGACCTGGAGTATCATTAG